AGATGAACAACAGGTGCGATTCCTCGACCTGTTTATGGTCTGGTGTGCGCTGGCTGATGCACCGGAAATGAGCAGTAGCGAACTTGCCTGTACACGCGTTAACTGGAACCGGGTGATCCTCGAAGGTCGCAAACCGGGCCTGACGCTGGGTATCGGCTGCGAAACCGCGCAGTTCCCGTTGCCGCAGGTGGGGAAAGATTTGTTCCGCGATCTAAAACGCGTGGCGCAAACGCTGGATAGCATTAACGGCGGCGAAGCGTACCAGAAAGTGTGTGATGAACTGGTCGCCTGCTTCGATAATCCCGATCTGACTTTCTCTGCCCGTATCTTAAGGTCTATGATTGATACTGGTATTGGCGGAACAGGTAAAGCGTTTGCTGAAGCGTACCGTAATCTGCTGCGTGAAGAGCCGCTGGAAATTCTGCGTGAAGAGGATTTTGTAGCCGAGCGCGAGGCGTCTGTACGCCGTCAGCAGGAAATGGAAGCCGCTGATACCGAACCGTTTGCGGTGTGGCTGGAAAAACACGCCTGACAGAAAAGAAAAAGGCCACTCGTGAGTGGCCAAAATTTCATCTCTGAATTCAGGGATGATGATAACAAATGCGCGTCTTTCATATACTCAGACTCGCCTGGGAAGAAAGAGTTCAGAAAATTTTTAAAAAAATTACCGGAGGTGGCTAAATGCCGTTGTTAGATAGCTTCACAGTCGATCATACCCGGATGGAAGCGCCTGCAGTTCGGGTGGCGAAAACAATGAACACCCCGCATGGCGACGCAATCACCGTGTTCGATCTGCGCTTCTGCGTGCCGAACAAAGAAGTGATGCCAGAAAGAGGGATCCATACCCTGGAGCACCTGTTTGCTGGTTTTATGCGTAACCATCTTAACGGTAATGGCGTTGAGATTATCGATATCTCGCCAATGGGCTGCCGCACCGGTTTTTATATGAGTCTGATTGGTACGCCAGATGAGCAGCGTGTCGCTAATGCCTGGAAAGCGGCAATGGAAGACGTGCTGAAAGTGCAGGATCAGAATCAGATCCCGGAACTGAACGTCTACCAGTGTGGTACTTATCAGATGCATTCGTTGCAGGAAGCGCAGGATATTGCGCGTAATATCCTGGAACGTGACGTACGCATCAACAGCAACGAAGAGTTGGCGCTGCCGAAAGAAAAGTTGCAGGAATTGCACATCTAGTCAATTGAAGAGGCCGGGCAGGTGATATCACCGCCCGGTTTTTATTACCTGTCAGTCACCCGATATTCCACGCTATGTGCTTCATCAGGTTGAGGAACTTCCAGCCTTGAGGCCATCCGCATCACGACCGCTTCAGGAACGGCATACTCGCGCCTGGCATTTTGCTGCTTCCATTGCGCCCACGGTACTTCCAGATAAACGATTTTTACTCGTGCACCGTAAGCCGTAAACAGACTGATGAGCTGGCTACGCAACTGGCGGGTAATGTTCGTTGCATTCCAGATGAACGGCTTCTTCTGGCGTAAAAAAACGCGCGCTTCTTCTTTTGCCTGTTGCACAATACGCCCGGTGGCGGTTTTGTCGTCCGGACTGGCATTGATTCGCCGCCGCATATCATCAAGGCTGATAACGTTCACTCTCTGGCACTGTTCACTGATAAAGCGATCTTTGCCCATACCCGGTAAACCACACAGCAAAATAACCTCAAAA
The nucleotide sequence above comes from Escherichia coli. Encoded proteins:
- the luxS gene encoding S-ribosylhomocysteine lyase, producing the protein MPLLDSFTVDHTRMEAPAVRVAKTMNTPHGDAITVFDLRFCVPNKEVMPERGIHTLEHLFAGFMRNHLNGNGVEIIDISPMGCRTGFYMSLIGTPDEQRVANAWKAAMEDVLKVQDQNQIPELNVYQCGTYQMHSLQEAQDIARNILERDVRINSNEELALPKEKLQELHI